In one Apostichopus japonicus isolate 1M-3 chromosome 18, ASM3797524v1, whole genome shotgun sequence genomic region, the following are encoded:
- the LOC139958478 gene encoding 3-ketoacyl-CoA thiolase B, peroxisomal-like, protein MERFGTILRQVARTSSAGQSSLPGTVVTGQPTRGFSAVTVSDEDIVILSALRTPIGKANKGMLKDTPIDVMLSTVLDAVLDQTKVNPEIIGDIVVGNVSCLGSGALLSRTGMFFSGFPHTVPTTTVNRQCASGLQAFATAAGQIQIGAYDIAIAGGMESMSLNKQDGMRQYVHEKIMENEKAQACLLPMGITSENVASRYNIGREEQDRFALQSQQKAARAQSEGWFDAEIVPMTTMVRDMSGMEQQVTISKDEGVRAKTTLAGLAKLKPAFIPDGCSTAGNSSQVSDGAAAVLLSTRAKAKQLNLPVLGKFVSYAVVGVPPDIMGVGPAYAIPEAVKKAGLTLDDIDIFEINEAFASQAVWCVNELGIPKEKVNPKGGAIALGHPLGCTGARMIATLLHELKRRGKPGYGVVSMCMGTGMGAAAVFQYPGI, encoded by the exons ATGGAGAGATTTGGGACTATATTAAGACAGGTAGCCAGGACATCGTCTGCTGGTCAGTCATCGTTACCGGGAACGGTAGTGACCGGTCAGCCTACCCGAGGGTTCTCTGCAGTGACTGTCAGTGATGAAGATATTGTCATTCTCTCAGCTCTGAGGACTCCAATAGGAAAGGCAAACAAGGGCATGTTAAAG GATACACCTATCGATGTGATGCTTTCGACTGTTTTGGACGCCGTCCTCGATCAGACTAAAGTAAATCCAGAAATTATCGGCGACATCGTGGTCGGCAATGTCTCCTGTCTCGGCTCAGGTGCTCTCCTTTCAAGGACAGGAATGTTCTTCAG TGGTTTCCCTCACACGGTTCCTACCACGACAGTCAACAGGCAATGCGCATCTGGTCTACAAGCATTTGCGACTGCCGCAGGACAGATCCAGATCGGGGCATATGACATCGCCATTGCTGGAGG GATGGAGAGCATGTCGTTGAACAAGCAGGATGGCATGAGACAATATGTTCATGAGAAGATCATGGAGAATGAGAAAGCACAAGCCTGTCTCTTACCAATGGG CATCACATCTGAGAATGTCGCAAGTAGGTACAATATCGGACGAGAAGAGCAGGATAGGTTTGCCTTACAGTCCCAACAGAA AGCTGCGAGAGCCCAAAGTGAAGGTTGGTTCGACGCAGAGATCGTGCCCATGACTACGATGGTCCGAGATATGTCTGGCATGGAACAGCAAGTCACG ATAAGTAAAGATGAAGGGGTGAGGGCCAAGACAACCTTGGCAGGACTCGCTAAACTTAAACCAGCTTTCATACCGGACGGCTGCTCCACAGCTG GCAACTCAAGTCAAGTTAGCGATGGTGCTGCGGCTGTCTTGCTTTCTACTAGAGCCAAGGCCAAACAACTCAACTTGCCTGTCCTCGGTAAATTTGTTTCCTACGCTGTGGTGGGTGTGCCTCCCGATATCATGGGAGTAGGACCAGCCTATGCTATACCAGAGGCAGTGAAAAAAGCAG GATTGACCCTGGACGATATCGACATCTTTGAAATCAACGAAGCGTTTGCGAGTCAG GCTGTTTGGTGCGTGAATGAACTTGGCATCCCAAAAGAGAAGGTAAATCCGAAAGGGGGCGCCATTGCATTGGGTCATCCTCTCGGTTGCACCGGGGCTCGCATGATCGCGACACTGCTCCACGAACTGAAGAGAAGAGGGAAAcc gggtTATGGAGTTGTATCTATGTGCATGGGTACTGGCATGGGAGCTGCAGCTGTGTTCCAATATCCCGGCATATAA